One window of the Anaeromyxobacter dehalogenans 2CP-C genome contains the following:
- a CDS encoding cytochrome c3 family protein, translated as MRTVQTFVVAAAALALACSEGGGSAPSLTMPSRAGHAQRWFPIVAGTPHATATCDDCHGAFDTFAKFDCIHCHTGDHADEAALATRHGAVPGFQFASEACYGCHQSGVGVDHAKLFPIVAGTAHATAGCAECHVDPANRKVLGCAGCHDHEQASMATAHAAVPDYAFDSARCVRCHAEAQVDRVAAHLPFGIAPGLKHSGTRAACLTCHPATRADKAWAADFAVKDCLACHGDTETTSHHTQISGYAWATDACIRCHPTGVN; from the coding sequence ATGAGGACCGTTCAGACGTTCGTCGTCGCCGCCGCCGCGCTCGCGCTCGCGTGCAGCGAGGGCGGGGGCTCCGCGCCGTCCCTCACCATGCCGTCGCGCGCGGGCCACGCGCAGCGCTGGTTCCCGATCGTGGCGGGCACGCCGCACGCGACCGCCACCTGCGACGACTGCCACGGCGCGTTCGACACCTTCGCGAAGTTCGACTGCATCCACTGCCACACCGGCGACCACGCCGACGAGGCGGCGCTGGCCACGCGCCACGGCGCCGTTCCGGGGTTCCAGTTCGCAAGCGAGGCCTGCTACGGCTGCCACCAGTCCGGGGTGGGCGTCGATCACGCGAAGCTGTTCCCGATCGTCGCCGGGACGGCCCACGCCACCGCCGGCTGCGCCGAGTGCCACGTGGACCCGGCGAACCGGAAGGTCCTCGGCTGCGCCGGCTGCCACGACCACGAGCAGGCCTCCATGGCGACCGCGCACGCGGCGGTGCCGGACTACGCGTTCGACTCGGCGCGCTGCGTCCGCTGCCACGCCGAGGCGCAGGTGGACCGCGTCGCGGCGCACCTGCCGTTCGGGATCGCGCCCGGCCTGAAGCACTCCGGGACCCGCGCCGCCTGCCTCACCTGCCACCCGGCCACCCGCGCCGACAAGGCCTGGGCGGCCGACTTCGCCGTGAAGGACTGCCTGGCCTGCCATGGTGACACCGAGACGACGTCCCACCACACCCAGATCTCCGGGTACGCCTGGGCCACCGACGCCTGCATCCGCTGCCATCCGACGGGGGTGAACTGA
- a CDS encoding cytochrome c3 family protein, which produces MKPSTAALLASLALAAPAAARADVFSPGPLSRPHQGLEGLQRCTKCHLAGQQLSADGCLACHAELKDRVARGQGLHGRLPAAERACEKCHHEHQGRDFALVDWGPGGKKGFDHARAGFELRGKHRRVDCARCHDPRLVADPAVAELLRKQPERKTSLGAPQRCAACHFDEHRGQLGPDCARCHGEDAWKPAARFDHARTAYRLDGKHVKVACAKCHADVAEAAGAPGPGMTPPVRAAAYARYKGVAFQACTDCHKDPHQDRLGQACASCHVTADWKHVTGIGAKRAFHEKTRYPLRGAHATVACEACHGPWPGERARYKGIAFARCTDCHADAHVGQLARAAAPGGALPRPASTAGTAAGAADPRACDRCHGVDRFLPARFEPEDHDRTAYRLEGAHRAVACALCHPKDARLAAKVPARVRDELARHRRPVTVSLASLDLQRPSDCRSCHKDPHGRQFEARTRAEGCTACHGLDSFRKVRFDHARDARFPLTGKHERAACGSCHAPDGAGVVRWRGVPQACAGCHADAHAGQLAAKGQGTDCARCHETAGWKAPAPLRFVHQKPFTAFTLDGKHRALACEKCHPAVQVDGAAVRRYRPLAVKCQGCHADFHQGAFRGYVP; this is translated from the coding sequence GTGAAACCCTCGACCGCAGCGCTCCTCGCCTCGCTCGCGCTGGCCGCCCCGGCGGCCGCGCGCGCCGACGTGTTCTCGCCCGGGCCGCTCTCCCGGCCTCACCAGGGCCTGGAGGGGCTCCAGCGCTGCACGAAGTGCCACCTGGCCGGGCAGCAGCTCTCGGCGGACGGCTGCCTCGCCTGCCACGCCGAGCTGAAGGACCGGGTCGCGCGCGGGCAGGGCCTCCACGGCCGGCTCCCCGCGGCCGAGCGCGCGTGCGAGAAGTGCCATCACGAGCACCAGGGCCGGGACTTCGCGCTGGTGGACTGGGGCCCGGGCGGCAAGAAGGGCTTCGACCACGCGCGGGCCGGGTTCGAGCTGCGCGGCAAGCACCGCCGGGTGGACTGCGCCCGCTGCCACGACCCGCGGCTCGTGGCGGACCCGGCCGTCGCCGAGCTGCTGCGCAAGCAGCCGGAGCGGAAGACGAGCCTGGGCGCGCCGCAGCGCTGCGCCGCCTGCCACTTCGACGAGCACCGCGGCCAGCTCGGCCCCGACTGCGCGAGGTGCCACGGCGAGGACGCCTGGAAGCCGGCGGCGCGCTTCGACCACGCGCGCACCGCGTACCGGCTCGACGGGAAGCACGTGAAGGTCGCCTGCGCGAAGTGCCACGCGGACGTGGCGGAGGCCGCCGGCGCGCCCGGCCCCGGCATGACGCCGCCGGTGCGGGCGGCGGCCTACGCCCGCTACAAGGGCGTGGCGTTCCAGGCCTGCACCGACTGCCACAAGGATCCGCACCAGGACCGGCTCGGCCAGGCGTGCGCGAGCTGCCACGTCACCGCGGACTGGAAGCACGTGACCGGAATCGGGGCGAAGCGCGCCTTCCACGAGAAGACCCGCTACCCGCTGCGCGGCGCGCACGCGACGGTGGCCTGCGAGGCCTGCCACGGCCCGTGGCCCGGCGAGAGGGCGCGCTACAAGGGCATCGCGTTCGCGCGCTGCACCGACTGCCACGCCGACGCCCACGTGGGCCAGCTCGCCCGCGCGGCGGCGCCCGGAGGCGCCCTCCCGCGGCCCGCCTCGACGGCCGGCACTGCGGCCGGGGCGGCCGATCCGCGCGCCTGCGACCGCTGCCACGGCGTGGACCGCTTCCTCCCGGCCCGCTTCGAGCCGGAGGACCACGATCGCACCGCCTACCGGCTGGAGGGCGCGCACCGCGCGGTGGCCTGCGCGCTGTGCCACCCGAAGGACGCGCGGCTCGCGGCGAAGGTGCCGGCGCGGGTCCGGGACGAGCTCGCGCGCCACCGCCGCCCGGTGACGGTGAGCCTCGCGTCGCTCGACCTGCAGCGCCCCTCCGACTGCCGCAGCTGCCACAAGGACCCGCACGGCCGGCAGTTCGAGGCGCGCACCCGCGCCGAGGGCTGCACCGCCTGCCACGGGCTCGACTCCTTCCGCAAGGTGCGCTTCGACCACGCCCGCGACGCGCGGTTCCCGCTCACCGGCAAGCACGAGCGGGCCGCCTGCGGCTCGTGCCACGCGCCCGACGGCGCGGGCGTGGTGCGCTGGCGCGGCGTGCCCCAGGCGTGCGCCGGCTGCCACGCCGACGCGCACGCCGGCCAGCTCGCGGCGAAGGGGCAGGGGACGGACTGCGCCCGCTGCCACGAGACCGCCGGCTGGAAGGCGCCGGCGCCGCTCCGCTTCGTGCACCAGAAGCCGTTCACCGCGTTCACGCTCGACGGCAAGCACCGCGCGCTCGCCTGCGAGAAGTGCCACCCCGCGGTGCAGGTGGACGGGGCGGCGGTGCGCCGCTACCGCCCGCTGGCCGTGAAGTGCCAGGGCTGCCACGCCGACTTCCACCAGGGCGCGTTCCGGGGGTACGTGCCGTGA
- a CDS encoding NAD(P)-binding domain-containing protein, with amino-acid sequence MDLATLWIVSGSLASVGLLAGGHLGRRWARERRDAAELEAKRARGQHLARSLHPVIDPNVCIGSLSCLRACPEGDILGIVDGAAKLVHADHCIGHGRCAAECPVGAIRLVFGTAERGVDLPEVDEFFESSRPGVHVVGELGGMGLIKNAIQQGLQVAERLAETASRQAPVAVVGAGPAGIATALGLKARGVPFRLLEQGTMGGSIAHYPRKKVAMTEPVDLPLVGRFGKRLISKEELLASWQRVLAKAGIAVEEGVKVTGLDGEDGRFELRTDRGTVQASKVVLAVGRRGTPRKLGVPGEEQEKVLYGLRDPEAFDGNRVLVVGGGDAALEAAIQLATESSAEVTLSYRGAELARCREANRARLQELAGARRVRLLLGSQVTAIRPRQVVLEVGGRAATLENDFVVVNVGGELPLELLSKAGVALRRYHGEAPGQVRRPGRARPAGRGAAEARPAAGAGRAVAERRRRRAFHAAYALAGVAILAVLAWKGREYYPLARLDRLRSPLHPSMKPAGPWGHGVGIVATLFMLSNFLYAVRKRWKRFAPLGSIRGWLDFHVFVGFMSPLVIAFHSAFQSNNLLATGTAGALCIVVGTGIVGRFIYGTVPSDGGKAVELADLLARFERSRAALGPLLQEAGAPARVLLDRATAPVRAGSLALLFVRMPAESLLLRLRLLRVRGRFRGTGHYAEFRATLVALARLRWQIRFYASLKRLLRGWRVFHASLAVFLVLVIAAHIGVSLYLGYGLLHR; translated from the coding sequence ATGGACCTCGCCACCCTCTGGATCGTCTCCGGCTCCCTCGCCAGCGTCGGCCTGCTCGCGGGCGGCCACCTCGGCCGGCGCTGGGCCCGCGAGCGCCGCGACGCCGCCGAGCTCGAGGCGAAGCGCGCCCGCGGCCAGCACCTGGCCCGCTCGCTCCACCCGGTCATCGACCCGAACGTCTGCATCGGCAGCCTCTCCTGCCTCCGCGCGTGCCCGGAGGGCGACATCCTCGGCATCGTGGACGGCGCCGCGAAGCTGGTGCACGCCGACCACTGCATCGGCCACGGGCGCTGCGCCGCCGAGTGCCCGGTGGGCGCGATCCGCCTGGTGTTCGGCACGGCCGAGCGCGGGGTGGACCTGCCGGAGGTGGACGAGTTCTTCGAGTCCTCCCGGCCCGGCGTGCACGTCGTCGGCGAGCTGGGCGGGATGGGGCTCATCAAGAACGCGATCCAGCAGGGGCTCCAGGTCGCGGAGCGGCTGGCCGAGACCGCGTCGCGGCAGGCGCCGGTCGCCGTCGTGGGGGCGGGGCCGGCCGGCATCGCCACCGCGCTCGGCCTGAAGGCCCGCGGCGTCCCGTTCCGCCTCCTCGAGCAGGGGACCATGGGCGGCTCGATCGCCCATTACCCGCGCAAGAAGGTGGCGATGACCGAGCCGGTGGACCTGCCGCTGGTGGGCCGGTTCGGGAAGCGCCTCATCAGCAAGGAGGAGCTGCTCGCCTCCTGGCAGCGCGTGCTCGCGAAGGCCGGGATCGCGGTGGAGGAGGGCGTCAAGGTCACCGGCCTCGACGGCGAGGACGGCCGCTTCGAGCTGCGCACCGATCGCGGCACGGTGCAGGCGTCGAAGGTGGTGCTGGCGGTCGGGCGCCGCGGCACGCCGCGGAAGCTGGGCGTGCCGGGCGAGGAGCAGGAGAAGGTCCTGTACGGCCTGCGCGATCCGGAGGCGTTCGACGGCAACCGGGTGCTGGTGGTCGGCGGCGGCGACGCGGCGCTGGAGGCGGCCATCCAGCTCGCCACCGAGTCCAGCGCGGAGGTGACGCTCTCGTACCGCGGCGCCGAGCTGGCGCGGTGCCGCGAGGCGAACCGCGCGCGCCTCCAGGAGCTGGCCGGTGCGCGACGGGTGCGCCTGCTGCTCGGCTCGCAGGTGACCGCCATCCGCCCGCGCCAGGTGGTGCTCGAGGTGGGCGGGCGCGCCGCCACGCTGGAGAACGACTTCGTGGTGGTGAACGTCGGCGGCGAGCTGCCGCTCGAGCTGCTCTCGAAGGCGGGCGTGGCGCTCAGGCGCTACCACGGCGAGGCGCCCGGCCAGGTCCGCCGGCCGGGCCGCGCGCGGCCCGCGGGGCGCGGCGCCGCCGAGGCCAGGCCCGCCGCCGGCGCGGGCCGGGCCGTGGCGGAGCGGCGCCGCCGCCGCGCGTTTCACGCCGCCTACGCGCTCGCCGGCGTGGCGATCCTGGCGGTGCTGGCGTGGAAGGGGCGGGAGTACTACCCGCTCGCGCGCCTCGACCGGCTGCGCTCCCCGCTCCACCCGTCCATGAAGCCGGCCGGGCCCTGGGGCCACGGCGTCGGCATCGTGGCGACGCTGTTCATGCTCTCGAACTTCCTCTACGCGGTCCGCAAGCGCTGGAAGCGCTTCGCGCCGCTGGGGAGCATCCGCGGGTGGCTCGACTTCCACGTGTTCGTGGGCTTCATGAGCCCGCTCGTCATCGCGTTCCACTCCGCGTTCCAGTCGAACAACCTGCTCGCCACCGGCACCGCGGGCGCGCTCTGCATCGTGGTCGGCACCGGGATCGTGGGGCGGTTCATCTACGGCACGGTCCCCTCCGACGGCGGGAAGGCGGTGGAGCTGGCCGACCTGCTGGCGCGGTTCGAGCGCTCCCGCGCGGCGCTCGGCCCGCTCCTGCAGGAGGCGGGCGCGCCGGCCCGGGTGCTCCTCGACCGCGCCACCGCGCCGGTCCGCGCCGGCTCGCTGGCGCTGCTGTTCGTGCGCATGCCGGCGGAGTCGCTCCTGCTCCGCCTGCGCCTGCTGCGGGTGCGCGGGCGCTTCCGCGGGACCGGCCACTACGCCGAGTTCCGCGCCACGCTGGTCGCGCTGGCGCGGCTGCGCTGGCAGATCCGCTTCTACGCCTCGCTGAAGCGCCTGCTCCGCGGCTGGCGCGTGTTCCACGCGTCGCTGGCCGTGTTCCTGGTCCTCGTCATCGCCGCGCACATCGGCGTCTCCCTCTACCTCGGGTACGGGCTCCTCCACCGGTGA
- the cysK gene encoding cysteine synthase A — MRIADDVTKLIGNTPLVRLNRIIDGARATVVAKLESFNPASSVKDRIGVAMIEAAERDGKIKPDTILLEPTSGNTGIGLAFAAAAKGYKLVLTMPDTMSVERRKLLAAFGAKLVLTPGAEGMKGAIAKAQALAAEDPRHLILQQFENPANPEIHRRTTAEEIWRDTDGKVDVVVAGTGTGGTITGVAQVLKARKPSIRIVAAEPADSAVISGGKPGPHKIQGWGPGFVPKVLDPSLIDEVITVQNADAGDFGRRLTREEGILSGISCGGAAWAAREVARRPENAGKLIVVVLPDTGERYLTTWLFEEAPAA; from the coding sequence ATGCGGATCGCGGACGACGTCACGAAGCTCATCGGAAACACGCCGCTGGTGCGGCTCAACCGGATCATCGACGGCGCGCGCGCGACGGTGGTGGCCAAGCTGGAGAGCTTCAACCCGGCCTCCAGCGTGAAGGACCGCATCGGCGTGGCGATGATCGAGGCGGCCGAGCGGGACGGGAAGATCAAGCCGGACACCATCCTGCTCGAGCCGACGAGCGGCAACACCGGCATCGGGCTCGCGTTCGCGGCGGCGGCGAAGGGCTACAAGCTCGTCCTCACCATGCCCGACACCATGAGCGTGGAGCGGCGCAAGCTGCTGGCGGCGTTCGGCGCGAAGCTGGTGCTCACGCCCGGCGCCGAGGGCATGAAGGGCGCCATCGCGAAGGCGCAGGCGCTCGCGGCCGAGGATCCGCGGCACCTCATCCTCCAGCAGTTCGAGAACCCAGCCAACCCCGAGATCCACCGCCGCACCACCGCGGAGGAGATCTGGCGCGACACCGACGGCAAGGTGGACGTCGTGGTCGCCGGGACCGGCACGGGAGGGACGATCACGGGGGTCGCGCAGGTGCTGAAGGCGCGCAAGCCGTCCATCCGCATCGTGGCCGCCGAGCCGGCCGACTCGGCGGTGATCTCCGGCGGCAAGCCGGGGCCGCACAAGATCCAGGGCTGGGGCCCGGGCTTCGTGCCGAAGGTGCTCGACCCCTCGCTCATCGACGAGGTGATCACGGTCCAGAACGCCGACGCCGGCGACTTCGGCCGCCGGCTCACGCGGGAGGAGGGCATCCTGTCCGGCATCTCCTGCGGCGGGGCGGCCTGGGCGGCGCGCGAGGTGGCGCGGCGGCCCGAGAACGCGGGCAAGCTCATCGTGGTGGTGCTGCCCGACACCGGCGAGCGGTACCTGACGACCTGGCTGTTCGAGGAGGCGCCGGCGGCGTAG